The following DNA comes from Kitasatospora sp. NBC_01287.
CTGCGCCCGGCGGCGGACGGGCACTGGCTGGAGCACTTCTACCTGGACCCGGCCCGCCAGGGGCGCGGCCTCGGCGGCGCGGTGCTGCGCGAACTCCTTGCCGAGGCGGACGCGCGGGGCAGGACGGTCCGGTTGAACGTCCTCCAGGGCAGCCCGGCGCGGCGGCTCTACGAGCGGTTCGGCTTCACGACGGAGAGCGAGGACGCGGTGGACGTCTGGATGGTGCGGCACCCCGGCTGAGCCGGTTGCTCGTGGCCGACCGGACGCCGCGTCCCCCGCCGGCTCGGCTCGTCCCGGCCCGCCCCTGGGCGGCTCACCCCTGCCGGCTGCCCGGCCACTCCCGCCGGAAGCCCTCGCGCAGGGTGCCGCCGGTGCGGGCCAGCACCCGGCCGCCCGCGTGCAGCAGTGCGGCGGGGTCCTCGACGGCGGTGCGGTGCCCGGAGAGCAGGGCGGCGCCGAGGGTGGGGGAGGCGGCGAGCAGGCGGCGGGGCAGCCACTTGCCGGCGCCGCTCCAGGCCCGGTGGTGGTCGAAGAGCAGGTCGGCCGCCTGGCGCAGCAGCACGGTGGCGATCGCGGCGCGCTCGTCGGGGTCGGTGTTGTCGGCCAGGTCGTCCAGCGCCTCGGTCAGGCCGTACCGCAGGCTCTCCCGCTCACCGGGCCCCAGCGGCGGCGGCCCCGCGGCGAGTTCGGTCTCGGCGCTGGCCCTGGCCCGGGTGGCGTGGCCCTCGGCGTCGACCAGCACCGCGCCCTCGGCGTACACCCGTTGCAGCACCCCGCGCCGGTCGGCCCGCCCGGCGGCGAAGAGTTCGGCCAGGGCGGTCGGGGTGTGCACGAAGAGCTCGGCGACCCGGCCCTCGAAGCGGATCGTCTCCCGGTAGGTCGTGCCGGTGTCCTCACCGACCAGCACCACGAGGTCCAGGTCGCTGGTCGCGGTGGCCCGCCCGGTCGCGGCGGAGCCGCCGAGCACGGCCCCGAGGGCGTGCGGGAAGCGGAGGCTGACGAGGCGTTGGGCCTGAGCGGCGAGATCTTGGCGCATAGCGGGAGGATGGCAGTATCCGCACCGGCTGACCAGGGGTTTTCAGCGCCGGATCAGCGCCGGATCAGCGCCGGACCAGGTCTGGCCTGGAGCCGGATCAGCGCCGTCGGTCCGGTCGGCCCGGGTGCGGTCGAGGGGTGCTCGACCAGCAGCGCGTCGTAGCCCTCCAGGGCGAGGGCCAGGAGTGCCCCGCCCGCGGCCGGACGCAGCTCGCCGCCGCCCGGGGTGAGCGTGACGGCGGCGTCGGGCCGCTCGACGCGGGTCATCAGGTTGAGCGCGGTGACCGGGCCGCCCAGCAACCGGGCGCGGACGGGCAGCGAGCCGGCGAAGGCGAACGGGCGCAGCGGGGTGACGGCGATGGGCGCTGCCTCGCCCACGGTCAGCTCCAGCCCCTCGCCCGCGACCACGGTGAGGATCCGCGCCAGCCCGGGGAAGAGCGAGAACGGCCCGTCCGCCGCCACCTCCGCCAGGCTGACCCGCCACGCCCCGCCGGGGTCGGCCGCCACCTCGCGGGTCAGCCCGCCGCCGTTGCGCCACTCGGTGGCGGTGCGGGTGGCGGCGGGCAGTCGCAGAACGCTCATGCCCGCAGGCTACTCCCGGCCCGGCTCGCCACCAGCGCCAGCGCCGCCGCCCCCGCGCTCGCCGCCGCGACCGTGGTCAGCGCGACCGGCAGGCTCACGGCGTCGGCGAGGACGCCGATCACCGGCGGACCGATCAGCATGCCCGCGTAGCCGAGGGTGGAGGCGGTGGCCACCCCGCGCGGGCCGCCGACCTCGCCGGCCCGGGCGATGGCGAGCGGGAAGAGGTTGGCCAGTCCGAGTCCGATCAGCACGAAGCCGGCCAGCACCACCCAGGCCGAGGGCGTCAGTGCGGCCACCAGCATTCCGGCGGCGGCGGTCAGGCCGCCCGCGACCATCAGCCGCGCGTGGCCCAGCCTGATCGAGAGCCAGGTGCCGGCCAGCCGTCCGGCCGTCATCGCGAAGGCGTAGGCGGCGTAGCCGAAGGCGGCGAGCGTCGCACCCGCGTGCACGTCGTCGGTCAGGTGCAGGGTGGCCCAGTCGGCGAGCGAGCCCTCCCCGTACGAGCTGCAGAGCGCGGTCAGCCCGACCAGCAGCACCAGCACCCGCACCTTCGGCAGCAGCGGTGCGGCCGCCGGTGCGGCCGGATCGCGCCGGTGGGTGGTGCCGTGGCCGCGCAGCAGCACCACGCCGGCCCAGCCGGTGACCAGCAGCCCGAACGCCCCGCTGCCGGCCAGCGCCCAACTCGCCGTCAGCTGCCCGGCCAGCAGCCCGCCGACCGCCGCGCCGACGAGTCCGCCCAGGCTGTAGCCGGCGTGGAAGCTGGGCATCACCGGGCGGCGCAGCTCGGTCACCAGCTCGACGGCGGTGCTGTTCATCGCGACGTTGGCGCCGCCGTACGCCGCGCCGAAGAGCAGCAGGACCGCGCCGAGCGCCGGCACCGAGTGGGTGTGCGGAGGCAGCAGTACGGCGGCGCTCAGCAGGGCGAGCGAGAGCACGGTGATCCGGCGGCTGCCGTGGCGCAGGCAGAGCCGGCCGACCAGCGGCATGGTGGCCACCGCCCCGGCCGAGACGCAGAGCAGCGCGAGCCCGAGCGCCGAGTGCGAGGCGTGCACCTGGGCCCGGATGTCGGGGATCCGGACCACCCAGGCGGCGAAGAGGAAGCCGTCGGCCGCGAAGAAGGCGGTGAGGGCGAGCCGGGCGCTGGGCCAGGCACTGGGCCAGGCGGTGCGGCGGGCCGGGTGCGGGGAGCCGGTCGGGGCCGGTGAGTGGTGGACGGCGGCGCGTATTTTGTTTAGGGGCGGCACAAAGTGAGAATAGAGGAGTGCCGCACACTCCGACAACCCGTCGCACGCCCGACCGAGGCCGCAGCCTGCTCGGCCCGGCCCTCGAACTGATCCACACCGGCCGCGCCCCGACCCGTTCCGCGCTCACCGCCGCCCTGGACGTCACCCGGGCCACGGCCGGCGCCGTCGCGGGCGAACTGGCCGCACTGGGCCTGGTGAGCGTCGACCAGCACCCGGTCGGCAGCAGCCGGGGACGCCCCTCGCACCGGCTCGGCCCCGCCCCCGACGGCCCGGTGGTGCTCGCCGCCCAGCTGCACGCCGACGGCTTCTCGCTCGCGCTGGCCGGCCTCGGCGGCGCGCTGGGCGAGCCCGTGCAGCTGCCGCTGCCCACCGACACCGGGCCGAGCGCGCTGACGGCGGCGATCGCCGAGGCCGGCGCCGCGCTGGTCCGCGCCGACCGCCGCCGCTGCCTGGGTGCCGCGCTCGCGCTGCCCAATCCGGTCCGCGAGCCCGATGGCACCGCCCCGGCCGCGCTCACCTTCGGCTGGCCCGGCGACACCCCGGCGGCGGCCCTGTTCGCCGAGGCACTGGCCGCCCAGGACCTCGGTCCCCGGACCAGGCGGCCGCTGCCCACCGCGGTGGCCAACGACGCCAACCTGGTCGCGCTCGCCGAGCACCGGCACGGCGCGGGGCGCGGGGCCCGCCACCTGCTGCTGGTCACCTCGGGGCACCGGGGCGTCGGTGGCGCGCTGGTGGTGGACGGACGGCTGCACACCGGCAGCGCCGGACTCGCGCTGGAGGTAGGCCACCTGACGGTGGATCCGCTGGGCCGCCCCTGCCCGTGCGGCAACCGGGGCTGCCTCAACGTGGAGACCGACCCGACGGCCCTGCTGGCCGCCGCCGACCGCAGCCCCGAGCCCGGCGTCCGGCTGCTCGACCAGGCCCACGAGCTGGCCGCCTCGGCCGCCCACGACCCGGTCGCCCGGGCGGCGGTGGACAAGGTGGTCGACCGCCTCGGCCTCGGCCTGGCCGGCCTGGCCAACATCCTCAACCCCGACCGGATCGTGCTCGGCGGCCTGCACCGCGACCTGCTGGCCGCCGCCCCCGAGCGGCTGCCCGCGCAGGTGACCGGGCACAGCCTGTGGGGCCGCTGCGACCAGGTCCCGATCCTCGCCGCCTCGCTCGCCCACGCGGGCCTGGCCGGGGCGGCCGAACTGGCCTGGGCGCCGTACCTGGAGAACCCGCAGCTGGCCGAGGCGTAGCTGCGGCGTCCCCGGCGCGGGCCCCCGGCGCGGGCCCCCGGCCCTGGCCGCCGGCGCGGGCCGCCGGCGCAGGCCGGACCGGCCCACGTACTCCCCGCGTGGTACGCCCACCGCCGCCGCCCGCACGACGCGCCGTCGCACCCCCGCGCGGGACGCTCAAGGGGACGGGCCCGGTGCCACCCGGGCCGCACCCGAGGAGATGGATCCCGATGGACGCGATGAACGCGACGACCGCGACGGCCCTGCTGGCCGACGACCACTGGCACGGCGGCCCGTGGTTCCTGTTCTTCCCGCTGCTCTGGTTCGCCTTCCTGGCCTTCGTCTTCGTGACGCTGCGCCGCACCGCCTGGCGCCGCGGCCGCTTCGGCCCCACGGGACCTGCCGGCCGCTTCGGTGCCGCCGGGCCCACGGGGCGCACCGGCCCCTGGTCCCACGGCGGTCCGCAGGCCGCCTCGCAGTCCTCGCCGCTGACGCTGCTGGCGGAGCGGTTCGCCCGGGGCGAGATCGACGAGGACGAGTACTGGGCGCGCCGGGCCACCCTGAACGCCGGGGAGGAGGAGCGGGGCGGCAGCCGGTAGTCGGTGCCGCACTGGTGCGCAACGGAGTTGACCGGTTGTCAGCGACGCATTGACGCCCCTGCCGCGCGACCCTACGGTGGGGACGGAAAGTTTGAGCACTCGCTCAAAACTGGTGGGCGGCGCGTGCGCCGCCCACCGGCCGCCGGACCGGAGGAGCAACCGATGAGCCCTGCCCCCAGCGCCGCTCCCGGCCCCGTCACGGCGTTCCCGGTCCCGGTCCCGGTCCCGCCCGCGCGCCGGACGGCCGTGCTGCTCGCCGGTGCGGCGGTCGGCTGGGGGCTGGTGCTGCTGGCGCTGGCCCGCTGGTTGCCGATCGTGACGGTACAGAGTCCTCCGGTGTTCGCGACCGCCGCCCCGACAGCGGCCCCGACAGCCGCCCTGACCGGGGCAGTTGGCCCGTCCGACCCGGCGTCCCAGGTCTTCGTCACGGAGCCGCGGGTCAGCCTGGTCGCGCAGAGCGGCTACGGCGTCCTGCTGCTGGTGCTGCTGCCGCTGCTGGCGGCCCTGGTGGTCGGCCTGCTCGTCCGGACCGGCGCCGCCGAGCGCTCCAGGGCGGCGGCCCGGACGGCGTGGGCGCTCGCGGTGCTCGTGGTGCTGGCCGGGGTCGCCGGGTTCGTCACGTTCCTGATCGGCGGCGCGGTGGTGCCGATGGGCGTCCTGCTCGTCGGCGCCTGCATCTGCGTGGCTCCGCCGTCGGGTCGCCGCGGGTACGGGCCGGGAGCCTTCGCGGCCCCGCTCGGGTAGCGGCCGCGCGGGCGGCGGTGCACTCGATAAGCGGAACCTATGACTCTCAAAATGATTACTTTCCGTTACAATGATGTTCATGGAAACACTGGATGTCGACCGGTCCGACGCCGCCTACCGAGCTTGGCTCAAGGAGGCCGTCCGCCGGGTGCAGGCCGACGCCAACCGCTCGGCCGACACCCACCTGCTGCGCTTCCCCCTCCCCGCGGCGTGGGGCATCGACCTCTACCTCAAGGACGAGTCCACGCACCCCACCGGGAGCCTCAAGCACCGGCTGGCCCGCTCGCTCTTCCTGTACGGGCTGTGCAACGGGTGGATCCGGCCGGACAAGCCGGTGATCGAGGCCTCCAGTGGTTCCACGGCCGTCTCCGAGGCGTACTTCGCCAAGCTGATCGGCGTCCCGTTCATCGCGGTGATGGCCAGGACGACCAGTCGCGCCAAGATCGACCTGATCGAGTTCCACGGCGGCAGCTGCCACCTGGTGGACGACCCGTGCGAGGTCTACGAGACCTCGGCCAGGCTGGCGGCCGAGACCGGCGGGCACTACATGGACCAGTTCACCTACGCCGAGCGGGCCACCGACTGGCGCGGCAACAACAACATCGCCGAGTCGGTCTTCGCCCAGCTGAGCCTGGAGCCGCACCCCGAGCCGGCCTGGATCGTGGCGACGGCGGGCACCGGCGGCACCTCGGCGACCATCGCGCGCTACGTGCGCTACCAGCAGTACGACACCCGGATATGCGTGGCCGACCCGGAGAACTCCTGCTTCTTCGAGGGGTGGGTCGAGCGCGACCCGGCGGCGGTCTGCGAGCGCGGCTCGCGGATCGAGGGGATCGGGCGGCCTCGGATGGAGCCGAGCTTCGTGCCCGGCGCGATCGACCGGATGATGAAGGTTCCTGACGCGGCGTCGATCGCCGCGATCCGGGTGCTGGAGCGGGTGCTCGGCAAGCGGGCCGGCGCCTCCAGCGGGACCGGGTTGTGGAGCGCGCTCAAGATCGTCGCCGAGATGCGCGAGCGCGGTGAGCGCGGCAGCGTGGTCACCCTGATCTGCGACCCGGGCGACCGCTACCTGGACAAGTACTACGCCGACTCCTGGCTCACGGCCCAGGGCCTGGACATCGCTCCGTACCAGCGCTCGCTGGAGGCCTTCCTCCGCGCGGACGACCAGGAACCGTCCGGCTTCTGACCGAGCGGCCTCCGCGTCGGCCGCCACCTCGCCGCCACCCGGGCCCCGCCGTACTCCCGTGCCGTCGCTACCCCCGTGCCGCTGCTACCCCTGTGCCCCGGACGGTGCCAGCAGCAGCTCCCGCACGTGCTCGCGGGCCGCGTCGGCGGCCTCGCCGGGCAGCGCGGCGTCGGTGACCCAGGTGTCCACCTCGGCGAGCTCGGCGAAGGTGGACAGGCCGACCACGCCCCACTTGGTGTGGTCGGCCACCGCCACCACGCGGCGGGCCGAGGCCACGAAGTTCCGGTTGGTCTCGGCCTCGGCCAGGTTCGGGGTGGACAGGCCTGCCTCGGGGGAGAGGCCGTGGGTGCCCAGGAAGAGCAGGTCGAAGTGGAGCGAGCGGATCGCGCGGTCCGCCACCGGGCCGACCAGGGAGTCCGAGGGGGTGCGCACCCCGCCGGTCAGCACCACCGTGGTGCCGGCCCCCTCTCCCTGGCGCTGGGCACGCTCGAAGACGTCCGCGACCCGGACCGAGTTGGTCACCACGGTCAGCGATCCGATCAACACCAGGTGCTGGGCCAGCGCGAAGGTGGTGGTGCCGCCGGAGAGGGCGATGGCGCTGCCGGGGGTGACCAGGGCGGCGGCCGCCCGCGCGATCTCCTCCTTGGCGGAGAGCTCCAGCGCCGACTTCGCCTCGAAGCCCGGCTCATGGGTGCGCGCCTCCTCCACCGGCACCGCGCCGCCGTGCACCTTCTCGATCGCGCCGACCTTGGCGAGCGCGTCGAGGTCCCGTCGGATCGTCATGTCCGACACGTTCAGCCGACGGGTCAGCTCGTTGACCCGCACACCGCCGCGCCGCCGTACCTCGTCCAGGATCAGCGCCCGGCGCTGCTCGGCGAGCAGGTTGCTGTTGTCGGCCACGTACGTTACCCCGCCTTTCGGTGATCCGTTCTTATAGTCATCCTGCCACGTCGGGCTAGCCGGGTGGGAGCGGGAGGTCAGCGGGAACCAGGAGTTGGAGGTCCTCGGTGGAGGGGTCGGGCAGGTGGGCCACCCGCATCGCGTGCCGCTCGATCATTGTCTCGAAGACCTGGCGGGCGGTGCGGCCGTTGCCGAAGCTGGGGCCGCGGTGCAGGGTGGCGAAGTGGCCGAGCAGCGCGTCCTCGGTGGCCGCGGCGAGCTGGTACTCGTGCTCCACGGCCTGGGTGCGGGCGATCGCCAGCAGTTCGGCGTCGGTGTAGTCGGGGAACGCGACGGTGCGTGAGAAGCGGGACGAGACACCGGGGTTGGAACCGAGGAAGCGCTCCATCTCGGCGGTGTAGCCGGCCACGATCACCACCACCTCGTCGCGGTGGTCCTCCATCAGCTTGACCAGGGTGTCGATCGCCTCGCGGCCGAAGTCGCGGGCGCCGTCCTCGGGGGAGAGCGTGTAGGCCTCGTCGATGAACAGCACCCCGCCCCTGGCCTGGTCGAAGGCGGCCTGGGTGCGGATCGCGGTGGAGCCGATGTGCTCGCCGACCAGGTCCACCCGGGCCACCTCCACCAGGTGCCCGCGCTGCAGCACCCCGAGGGCGGCCAGGATCTCGCCGTAGAGCCGGGCCACCGTGGTCTTGCCGGTGCCGGGGGCGCCGGTGAAGACCAGGTGCCGGCGGAGCGAGGGCGCCTTCAGCCCGGCCTGCCGGCGGCGCCGGCCCACCGAGATCAGGTCGATCAGGGTGCGCACCTCCTGCTTCACCGTGGCCAGCCCGATCAGCGAGTCCAGCTCGGCCAGCGCCTCCTCCGCCGG
Coding sequences within:
- a CDS encoding MFS transporter — translated: MPPLNKIRAAVHHSPAPTGSPHPARRTAWPSAWPSARLALTAFFAADGFLFAAWVVRIPDIRAQVHASHSALGLALLCVSAGAVATMPLVGRLCLRHGSRRITVLSLALLSAAVLLPPHTHSVPALGAVLLLFGAAYGGANVAMNSTAVELVTELRRPVMPSFHAGYSLGGLVGAAVGGLLAGQLTASWALAGSGAFGLLVTGWAGVVLLRGHGTTHRRDPAAPAAAPLLPKVRVLVLLVGLTALCSSYGEGSLADWATLHLTDDVHAGATLAAFGYAAYAFAMTAGRLAGTWLSIRLGHARLMVAGGLTAAAGMLVAALTPSAWVVLAGFVLIGLGLANLFPLAIARAGEVGGPRGVATASTLGYAGMLIGPPVIGVLADAVSLPVALTTVAAASAGAAALALVASRAGSSLRA
- a CDS encoding ROK family protein gives rise to the protein MPHTPTTRRTPDRGRSLLGPALELIHTGRAPTRSALTAALDVTRATAGAVAGELAALGLVSVDQHPVGSSRGRPSHRLGPAPDGPVVLAAQLHADGFSLALAGLGGALGEPVQLPLPTDTGPSALTAAIAEAGAALVRADRRRCLGAALALPNPVREPDGTAPAALTFGWPGDTPAAALFAEALAAQDLGPRTRRPLPTAVANDANLVALAEHRHGAGRGARHLLLVTSGHRGVGGALVVDGRLHTGSAGLALEVGHLTVDPLGRPCPCGNRGCLNVETDPTALLAAADRSPEPGVRLLDQAHELAASAAHDPVARAAVDKVVDRLGLGLAGLANILNPDRIVLGGLHRDLLAAAPERLPAQVTGHSLWGRCDQVPILAASLAHAGLAGAAELAWAPYLENPQLAEA
- a CDS encoding SHOCT domain-containing protein → MDAMNATTATALLADDHWHGGPWFLFFPLLWFAFLAFVFVTLRRTAWRRGRFGPTGPAGRFGAAGPTGRTGPWSHGGPQAASQSSPLTLLAERFARGEIDEDEYWARRATLNAGEEERGGSR
- a CDS encoding DeoR/GlpR family DNA-binding transcription regulator, whose product is MADNSNLLAEQRRALILDEVRRRGGVRVNELTRRLNVSDMTIRRDLDALAKVGAIEKVHGGAVPVEEARTHEPGFEAKSALELSAKEEIARAAAALVTPGSAIALSGGTTTFALAQHLVLIGSLTVVTNSVRVADVFERAQRQGEGAGTTVVLTGGVRTPSDSLVGPVADRAIRSLHFDLLFLGTHGLSPEAGLSTPNLAEAETNRNFVASARRVVAVADHTKWGVVGLSTFAELAEVDTWVTDAALPGEAADAAREHVRELLLAPSGAQG
- a CDS encoding HutD family protein, with protein sequence MSVLRLPAATRTATEWRNGGGLTREVAADPGGAWRVSLAEVAADGPFSLFPGLARILTVVAGEGLELTVGEAAPIAVTPLRPFAFAGSLPVRARLLGGPVTALNLMTRVERPDAAVTLTPGGGELRPAAGGALLALALEGYDALLVEHPSTAPGPTGPTALIRLQARPGPALIRR
- a CDS encoding PLP-dependent cysteine synthase family protein produces the protein METLDVDRSDAAYRAWLKEAVRRVQADANRSADTHLLRFPLPAAWGIDLYLKDESTHPTGSLKHRLARSLFLYGLCNGWIRPDKPVIEASSGSTAVSEAYFAKLIGVPFIAVMARTTSRAKIDLIEFHGGSCHLVDDPCEVYETSARLAAETGGHYMDQFTYAERATDWRGNNNIAESVFAQLSLEPHPEPAWIVATAGTGGTSATIARYVRYQQYDTRICVADPENSCFFEGWVERDPAAVCERGSRIEGIGRPRMEPSFVPGAIDRMMKVPDAASIAAIRVLERVLGKRAGASSGTGLWSALKIVAEMRERGERGSVVTLICDPGDRYLDKYYADSWLTAQGLDIAPYQRSLEAFLRADDQEPSGF
- a CDS encoding nucleotidyltransferase domain-containing protein codes for the protein MRQDLAAQAQRLVSLRFPHALGAVLGGSAATGRATATSDLDLVVLVGEDTGTTYRETIRFEGRVAELFVHTPTALAELFAAGRADRRGVLQRVYAEGAVLVDAEGHATRARASAETELAAGPPPLGPGERESLRYGLTEALDDLADNTDPDERAAIATVLLRQAADLLFDHHRAWSGAGKWLPRRLLAASPTLGAALLSGHRTAVEDPAALLHAGGRVLARTGGTLREGFRREWPGSRQG